The segment CATCGGCCAGGTAGCCCGGGGCGGCACCTATGTGAGCCAGTCGATGGCCACGAAGCTGGCAAGCGGGCTGAAGGACCAGAGCGACGACCTGCCGCACCTGAGGCTCTCGGACCGCGAACTGGAAGTCTACCGGCGGCTGGTGCTGGGCGAGCCCATCACGGCGATCGCCACGGCACTGTGCGTCAGCGCCAAGACCGTGAGCACCTACAAGATGCGGCTGATGGAAAAAATGCAGATGCCCAATGAAGCCATGCTGTTGCGCTATGCCATGCGCAATCATCTGTTCGACGACGATGCGGACCTGTAGTGCCACAGTGCAGCGTCGGTCGGCCGCTGGCTTTGTGCCCTATCGCCCCGAAGTCGCAGCCAGCCCGGCCAGGGTCTGGCGCAGCGCATCGAGTTCCAGCGTCTTGTCAAAGCAGTAGCTCCCGCCTGCCTTCAGGCAGGCGCGGCGCAGCGGCGGGCCGAGGTTGTCGGCCAGCACGATCACGATCGAATCCGGTAGCGTCGACCTCAGCGTCCTGACCTCCTGGAGCGCATGAGCATAGCCCGTGCCCAGGCTGATCAGGACGACGTCGGGGCGATGACGCAGGAGCGGGGCAAGTTCCGTGGCTGCGCTGGCGCCCGCACCCGCGACACGGATGCCAGGCATTCGCCCAAGCAGGCCGAGCTGCCTGGTTCGGATCGCATTGGCATGCTCGAGCAAGTACACGGTAAGCAGGCGGGCAGGATTGCGGTCTGGCATGGTCCTAGTATCGCGGCTCCCCTTGCGGTGGCAAATCAGGGGCGGCTGAGAGTCGCGTCAGGGGGGCAGAAGGCACTGTCAGTGATCCCTGACATGCGCGCGCACGCCTTGCCG is part of the Cupriavidus necator genome and harbors:
- a CDS encoding response regulator transcription factor, with amino-acid sequence MPDRNPARLLTVYLLEHANAIRTRQLGLLGRMPGIRVAGAGASAATELAPLLRHRPDVVLISLGTGYAHALQEVRTLRSTLPDSIVIVLADNLGPPLRRACLKAGGSYCFDKTLELDALRQTLAGLAATSGR